The Corylus avellana chromosome ca11, CavTom2PMs-1.0 genome contains the following window.
CGATTCCCAAGGCTGCATCTCCCCCTTTGCCAAAGCAGAGTAAACCAATCAACAATTTTGTCCCCAATTATGAGGGGTGGGCAAAAATCCGCCCAACCACCCGCTCCAATCCACCACGCCCAGAttttagctttttatttttttgtgggtataggttgaatttctttcaacctatgTGGGCCGGGCCGAATTTCAgatataggattttttttttttttttcctgcggGTACCTGCCCCGCCCCGCCCACAAgcactaaaaattaaaaaaaagtaaaaaacccTTTATAAGGTGTTCGGCTCGTCTATGAGCTCGGTCTTGGACAAGAAATTCTTCTTGGCGAGTTGACCCAAACACAATTTTCTGAGCCGGTCACAAGCTCGAGCAATGAGGTCATGAATAATTAAAGGGCTGCTTAAGCTCGtcggctcgtttacagccctTTTTCTGACCAAAACAACACTAGATCCTGAAAGTTCGTGCTATTTTTGCTTTGCTGTTATAGCAACCAAACTAGCTGTTAAACTCTTTGTTTTCTGCTACTCAGTGGCTCGCATAATCCAGAATGGCGTCCAACATGTTCAAGCTGGTGCTAGTCTTATCAGTGCTTTTCGTTGTATTTTCACGGTCCCAATCTGCGGTTTCAAGCATAGATCTGGGCTCCGAATGGCTAAAAGTTGCGGTAGTGAACCTAAAACCCGGACAGAGCCCAATCTCAATCGCGATCAACGAGATGTCGAAGCGCAAATCCCCGGCCTTAGTGTCATTCCAGTCCGGTGCTCGCCTCCTCGGCGAAGAAGCTGCTGGGCTTGTCGCCCGGTACCCCGATAAAGTCTATTCTCAAATCCGCGACATACTTGGAAAGCCCtataattacacaaaaaaatttCTGGATTCGATGTACTTACCGTTCACAATTATAGAAGATCCTAGAGGCGCTGTCAATTTTAAAACCAATGATGAAGCTTCCATTTATTCAGTTGAGCAGTTACTAGCGATGATTTTGGGTTACGCGGTGAATTTGGCGGAGGTTCATTCGAAGGTGCAGGTGAAGGACGTAGTGATTACGGTGCCACCGTATTTTGGGCAAGCGGAGCGGAGAGGGTTGCTTCAGGCGGCGCAGTTGGCTGGTGTTAATGCGCTTTCATTGGTAAATGAGCATTCGGGGGCGGCGTTGCAGTATGGCATCGATAAGGATTTCTCAAACGGCTCGAGGCATGTTATATTCTATGATATGGGTTCAAGTAGTACTTATGCTGCGCTCGTGCATTACTCGGCATATAGTGCTAAAGAGTATGGGAAGACTGTGTCAATCAACCAATTCCAGGTGAACTTAACTACAACGTAAACTTTGGTAGGAATAGGATGGAAATGTGTTGCAATTGTTAAGTCTGAAACTGTAATACTTGGCTAGTTAACTAATAAGTTCATTCCAGAAAATGGTGCAGACTATACCGAGAAAATATTTTGGCATCTAAACATGACCATTTTGACAAAAGAGGAAGTGCCGCCTATTAGGAAACCAAACCCACCACCCCCCCGCCACCCCCCCAAGTGGAAAAGTGGAAAAGTGTGTTGGAAATTTGCTTGTAACAATCAAAGCTACGTTTGTGCTATTCACATATAATACCATTGGCTTTCATAAACTATTCTTCAACATAATGGTTTTGGCCCAAGACTTAGGGTATGTAAACAAGTGGTCAAAGATTGTAGTTCCAGGAGAATCAATTTATGTTGAATAATGTCTTGCAATGTATGTTATTGCTGTAAGTTTTCTAATTAGACGAACATATGATGGTCGGGAGTTTGATAATTGTTTTCCTCATTCATGGTGCAGATGGGTAACAATACCAGATTCTTGGAAGAGTTTAAAATTGATGGACAATGTCGATGGTTTAGATTATGTTGGCTACTTTTCTTTGATAGATGTCAATGAAACCACTCTTTACTTCCTTAGACTTCATATAGTAGCTTTTAGTCACTTTGATTCTTACACTCCGGATCTTTGATTCTAAAACGTCTGTATTTGTTCTCTATACTCTTTATTGTGTCATTGTGTCATTGTGTACACACTTGCATATCTCGGTGTTTTTAGCCTGCTGTAACCTCATACGTTGTGTGCAGGTCAAGGATGTTAGATGGGACCCAGAGCTTGGGGGTCAGAGTATGGAATTACGGTTGGTGGAGTACTTTGCAGATGTGTTCAACGTACAAGTTGGAAATGGGGTTGATGTGCGCAAGTCTTCCAAGGCAATGGCTAAATTGAAGAAACAGGTTAAACGTACAAAAGAAATTCTAAGTGCAAACAGAGTGGCTCCAATATCTGTTGAATCCCTCTATGATGATCGGGACTTCAGGTAGGTGAATATTTAAGCAAATTATCCAATCCTGGCTTAAAAagtttattattatgtttttgttctATATACTTGAAGAGAAGTGATTTGACTGTGCAACACAGTCAAGAGAGCTTGTTTTGTGATGACCTGGTGAATCCTGTCTTAAGCATACGATACAACATCTTAAGGGTCCCTTTTCATCAACCAAAGATCAGTTGAACAAATGAAATTTTCCTAATCATTTACACAAATTCTGGATTCATGTTTGAGATTttgaaacttttattttattatcaatgAGTTACTATTGGTAACTATTTGTAGTACCTATTAATCATTAATTGTCTCTAAAGCGtaagttgaaagaaaaattgtgaatttaatattCTAAACGTATTTATTAAGAATGCTCTGCTAAATTTTGATTGAGTGTATGTTAGAACAAATTTTATTGGCTTCAATCCTCAATTACCTGAAATCCActgtcacttattttttatatggatGAAGCTTTGATAACCGTTTCCATGAATTTGCAGCATTTTGGTTCTTGAAGAATGTGATAGGTTGTCCAATAAATAACCTAATAGAAATTTTGtagacatttttcttttcaaaactgTTTAGGTAAATGTTATGAACTTACTCGGAAAATATTTTGGTCatctagtttttattttttgtctataaaCTAAGTATTTTGATTGTCAAGTTTTTATTTCACGTCTGCTAAAAATCACCATAACCagattaactttatttcatgtCCGGAACCTCATGTTGTTGTTTATAACTTACTTCTTGTACCGACTGGTGTGTTATTAAAGACTATGGCAATGTTAGGATGGGTAAATGGCAGTGGTTGCTTTAGTTCAAAAAGTTAAATGCTCTCCTTTGTAAAGAGTGATATGTTTCACTAAAATGATATGATTTCTTGTATATGAGAATTAAACTCAtgtttcatcttttcttttaattactatACTAGTTTTTATTCGAGATACTTACAAAATCTCCACCACTCCTGCTTTTCTTTTCCATGTTACCTGGACTTATTTCTTTGTGACAATTGCCTCTCCTATTAAAAATAGCCACCTCTATTcccttttcttgttctttttgctcctacTAGCTAGGTAGCTTCTTTTGGATACTTCATGTGTACCTGTAGCGCCTTacatttttaatgaaatctcgatcatttataaaaaaaaaaaaaatgaaatacttGATTTGAAATAATGCAGCAGCAGTATTACATGTAGCATTATATGACGTTCTACTAAAACAAGTGAAGTACGCAAATCATCATTGATTTTATGGTATGTTGTCAAAGAAATGGATGAAGGTAGGGTTTCAAAAGGGGTTGAACTGAAAACTCTTTTGCATCATCATCCATCTGAATTGGTACCCCACTTTGTTCCATCCATTTGTGATATAGCAAACCTAATTaggattatttttatttttttatttatttattttttttctgttagTATGACTATAATCTACCTTAATAACTTTCATATGTATGCATATACATATTAACCCCAAGGAGTGGCCTAGTGGTTGAGGCTTGTGATCTTAGGGAGTATCACCCCATAGATCCCAAGTTCGAGACTTCCTAGGTGCAAACTCCGCCTTAAGGCCACACCCCCTAGTGTAAAAGCCAGCGATTTACCCTGatccgtgtagggaaactttCGAAAGTGCGATGGTGATCCTTCCATTTCTTGTCTAGTAGAGCCCTGTGGCCAGCAAGTATTTGTAGATGTCATCTTGAAGCCTCTTTTGCATTGGATAAACAATTTGTCTTCACTTGTTGGTCATTCTATAATTGCTTATGCAGGTAGTAGATATGAGTTTCAATATGCTTCTTGATATTCCCATCTATGCATTCAGAAAATAGTTAAAGTTAAATCGTTGACATGCCTATCTTTTTCCCTGCATCTCACGATTATGCATACTGATAGTTGGCCCCCAAGTAATGAAACTGAGCAACTATTAGTAGTTTTATATGATTTCTTTTCCCCTCCCCCAGGAGCACCATATCTCGTGAGAAGTTTGAAGAGCTCTGTGATGATCTGTGGGAGAAAGCTCTTGTTCCTTTGAAAGAAGTGCTCAAGAATTGTGGTTTGAAGGTGGATGAGATATATGCGGTGGAATTGATAGGAGGTGGTACTAGGGTCCCAAAGTTGCAGGTTTGTACAGTCTTCATGAAAAATGTACTCATGGCACACAATCTTATGTCATTTCATGCGGTGAAACAATAATTGCTTCTGGTTAGTTGCATAGGATGCTCAATTAAGATTGGAGTTCTGATCTCAATTCGATTAGAGAATTATATTGATTCACTTGTTCAGTCAAAACTTTTATCTCGTCACGTGCTAGTGTTAAGGATTCATTCtccattttttacttttatgtgtCAATTGGATTTTGACTTCTCGATATATTCATTTCTGAACTATTAGGTTATAAGTATATTAAATCAATGATCAATCCTTTGAAACTCTGTCAAAATTCTTATTGATTCATTGGGGATTAATATGAAGTATTTGTATATAGTTGAGCACTATTATGTTTAAAGGATTAAGTAATTCTTTGTGGTATAAATGTAAAAAGTGCTGCACAGTATACCAAATCTTTGTAGggatttttttgttggtttaaaGAGATGAATGCAACTTACACTATTTGTCGTACGCATATATTTTGCAAGAGAATCATTCAACTGGATATTTTTGTGATCATAAAATGTAATTTAACTACATGTTAATGTGCTTGCAATTGCATGCAATTGTGTGTGGGTTTCATGATGCAAGTTATGGGGTTTTAAATTGCCAGAATGAAGGTGCTTGGTAATGTTTACCCTGCCAGTGTGCATATTAGGTATCAGTTTAATGTCACTTGATCCTAATGTGATTTGTTATATATTGATGTCTTAAtggttcaaaatatttgattctGTGATCCATATTAGCTCTTGAAATAATTATATCTAAGCTCTACTTAGGCATTCTCTTATATATTTCATGTGTACTAAGGTTGCGCCCCTCTACactttttaatatatacaatattacttataaaaaaataattattatattcgAGCTTTCGTTCGTTTACAGAGGatgaattgaaaaaagaaaatatatgttTCTTTAATAACAGGCCAAGCTCCAGGAATTTCTTGGGAGGAAAGAGCTGGACAAACATCTGGATGCTGATGAAGCTATAGTTCTTGGTGCAGCCCTGCATGCTGCAAATATAAGTGATGGAATCAAATTGAATCGTAAGCTTGGAATGATTGATGGCTCTTCCTATGGGTTTGTTTTTGAGTTAGACGGCCCTGATCTTATGAAAGACGAGAGCACTAGGCAGCTACTTGTACAACGAATGAAGAAACTTCCCAGTAAGGTAAATAACAAGCCAATGTGAATTTATTATGTAAGAGATGGtgaaaattagataaatattTCAACAACACTACTCTCCCTCTCTAACTTTGCTACTTTGTTTGGGCTTGACTATGTAATAGATTTTCAGGTCCATTATCCACAacaaagattttgaagtttcaCTTGCTTATGAGAGTGAAAATCTTTTACCACCTGGTGTTACCTCTCCCATATTTGCTCAGTATAGTGTGTCTGGTTTGACAGATGCAAGTGAGAAGTAAGATTAGCAAATTCTTGAATCTTATGTTGATGTTCCTTTGCTTTGATGCTTGAAGCAGTGGCAACCTTTTCTCCACACAAAAGCTTCAGACAAATTCTTATTTGGATTTATGTATGTATTGTATCTATATTGTTCAGGTATTCGTTGCGGAATTTGTCTTCCCCCATCAAGACAAATTTGCATTTCTCTCTCAGTAGAAGTGGAATTCTTTCTTTGGATCGAGCAGATGCTGTTATTGAAATCTCAGAATGGGTAGAAGTTCCTAAAAAGAATCTGACTCTGGATAATTCAACTACTTCTCCCAATATATCAATTGAAGCTGATGCAAAAAATGCTTCTGAAGAAAGTAATGACAACTTGCATGTTGATGGCGGGGTTGTTAACACATCAAGCTCCAATGTAGAAGAAAATAATACCATTGATCTTGGTACAGAAAGAAAGCTGAAAAAGAGGACGTTTAGGGTTCCACTTAAGGTACAAACAAGTGATTGTCTTAAAATGTCTTCTTGGTAGTTACTATTAAAAGTCCAATCGAGGactgaatattatttttttgaagaattattCTGATATTTAGTTTCCGttttgctcatttttctttttgatttctttaatttattatttgtagATTGTTGAGAAGACAATGGGGCCTGGAATGTCTCTTTCGAAAGAATCTCTTGCTGAAGCTAGGCAAAAATTAGAAGCATTGCATAAAAAGGATGCAGAGCGAAGAAGAACTGcagagttaaaaaataatttggaagGATATATTTATGCTACTAAAGAAAaggttgaaattttttcttcaataaatttaACTGTTTTATTCATTTAAGAGTAATGTATTAGATTTGTGCATACCTCGTGATGGCTTTTGAAGATCAAATGTTACTTGTATTTACTCCATATTTACCCTATATGGGTTTCATTCTCTTTTGTTtaattcatttattaattttaatttagtataCATTCCTTAGGCTTCACAGGACATATAAAAGAGTCTTAAACCATTTTTATATGATGATCTGCTTGCCTTCTGCATGTCCCCCAATTgatgacatttttttatttgtaccAGCTTCAATCATCTGAAGAGTTTGAACAAATTTCTACTGACAAGGAACGCCAATCTCTTAATGAAAAGCTTGATGaggttagtttttatttttgagaaaactcaTAATGCTTGAAATCATATAGGTCtcacttgaatttttttacttGAACAATTTGTGTTGCCTCAGGTGCAAGAATGGTTGTATACAGACGGTGAAGATGCTACTGCTGCAGAGTTTCAGGAGCGCCTAGATATGTTAAAAGATGCTGGTGGCCCCATGTTCTTTAGGTATGTGATgtcttataaatttataataggTTGTAGTTGAAATTAAGGCATTCTTGAGTAGAACTCAGTTTGAGTATGTCGGATACTAATATAAACAAATTTAGAGAAAGCTTGATGTGATGTTTGAACTGATGTATTTTTGGGTCTAGACTAAAAGAGCTTACTGCACGGCCAGCAGCAACTGAACATGCGCGAAAATATCTTATTGAGCTTCAacaggtactttttttttttttttttggttttcaattttcgaacattattaaaaatgtCCAAATTTGTTTGAGAACTTGGCCATATAAAATACATGTTCCAACAAAAACCTCTGAATGAGTGGAAGAGTAGAGTGAGAAGGTTATTTGACATGAtatgtttatcttttctttacatgcaaaaatattttcacaaaagGTGACCATGCAAGCACGTAACAAttgtctttctctttcttccttcAAAATGTCTGTCTGGTAGATTAAAGACCCAAAAATGTCGTAGTTTTTAAAATGGAATGGCCATGAATCTTTCTTCTCCAACTTTTCTATTTCCTTTGTTGCTTTAATTAGCAATGAGATAATGTGATCTCTGCATTGACGATTTTCTTTCCTGAGCATCTGCAGATAGTACATGGCTGGAAGACAAACAAATCTTGGCTTCCTAAAGATAAAATAGATGAGGTGTTCAATCGTTTTACTCAATTGCATTGTCTTTATGAATCTGTTTTCAATTTGTGGGATGACTCCTAGTTGTTGTCTTGTCTTGCCTTGGTATGGGAGTTGATATGTTTGGTAAATTCAGGTTTTGAGTGATGCTGACTCGTTCAAGATTTGGTTGGATGAAAAAGAGGCTGAGCAGAAGAGGTAAGTTGTTTATGTTCTTGTTCTGtgttacttttatttcttttaactttGTTGCTGTAACTTTTTTGCTTATGGCAATCGCTCCATGTATTCATGCACAAAAAGGAGTCGTGCAAATGGCTGCATCATGGTGAATAGTGTAACAAATACATACCTCACTTAGTCATATAGAAGAAGATTAGGCCCCAATGACTGATGTTTTGAAAAACTAAATGCTTCAAATTGGTATTGGCAGTAAGGGTTAATTGTCATTCTGATCCGAATCAGATACTCTTTATGAGCTTTGCCTAAATTTTGGAGTCTGCTGGCTTCTAACCATATGATCTCATCAGATTTTGGTCAGGATCCACCTATTGTGATTTCCCTATGATAAGAAAATATTCTTAAATCATCCTAATTGAATATGTTCGAGCATTTAATTTGCGTACCACTTTAGAGCATTTCCATCACATGCTCTAAACCTCTCATATTAGctaaaatatagctaatatgaGGCCTTTTTCGGTTCTAGCAGATTTGTGTTACAATAATCTACTTGTAGAGTATCACTGTAGcaaaatgtttcattttttttttttttttttttctcatttcatcCGGTGGTGAGAAAGAGTGGTTGAGGAAGAAATagtgagaataaaaaaataaaaaaataaaaaaattgagaaataatatttaaaagaaagtagagaagacaatagagattttttttttgataagtaataatcaagttttattaaaagtagAGAAGACAATAGAGAATTTGTTGGAGTTGTATAGAAAAAGCCGTAGCTAGAGTAAAAAAGTGTACTTTTTGGTTAGATATTTTACACAAAGTTGCTGGAGATGATGCTCTTACTTATGTTAAAATGGAAAAATCATATGTTaagttcttttcctttttatttattttatttcttaaattttcaggATCTCTCCAAATAGGaaacttttctaatttttctgagtttttgaaaatttgtttttcttttccttactTTACCGGTTCTCATGTACACTTTTTGTGTATTAGAGTTACACCCCCTTGCACCCCGAATGAATTTAATTTGGCATAGGAAACTTGAAATGGGCATAGAGATGTTTATTGAAAATGTAAAGGGCCtttcattactttttatttgCTTCTAGATAATTGTCATCTTAACATGAGATGACAATCAGGACTCGCGGGATGGTAGATTTCAGTCGAGTGATCCATTGCACAGAAGTATTGTTGATTGGATGGTGTCATCCACGAAAATCAAAATGTGATTCTATATATACTAagctgtttttcctttttctttctctcccaaaGGACCTCTGGTTTCAGTGCTCCGGCATTCGCGTCTGAAGAAGTATATACGAAGTTATTCGATTTGCAAGACAAGGTAGTGTTCTAATTCCCCACCTTTTTCTTATTAAGGAAGTAATTTATATAGCGTTACCACATATTTCTATACCTTGGTCATACCGTCTTCCATaattagttgattttttttttatttttttttatttttttttattattattatttttttttcaggttaCTAGCATTAATAGAATTCCCAAGCCAAAGCCTATAAAGAATGAAACTGGGAGCAGTGGGGAGAATGCGACTAATCCCAACATGACTTTTGAGGAGAATTTTAACCAAAGTGGCCAATCAACCAGAGACCCTGACGTCTCGTCGACTGAAAAAATTGACCTGGAACCCAAGGTTCACGATGAAGAGCCCGAGGTTTACGATGAATTATGATTGATGAAGGATACAATTAGGTTCTCATTTTTGGGTTATCTACCTATAGAGTTGGAAAATATGAAAGGGATATGAGAGATTATATAccgtttattttaaaagaataatgaaacTGAGAGCAGTGGGGAGAATGCGACTAATCCCAACACGACTTTTGAGGAGAATTTTAACCAAAGTGGCCAATCAACCAGAGACCTTGACGTCTCATTGACTGAAAAAATTGACCAAGAACCCAAGGTTCACGATGAAGAGCCCGAGGTTTACGATAAATTATGATTGATGAAGGATACAATTAGGTTCTCATATTTGGGTTATCTACCGATAGAGTTGGAAAATATGAAAGGGATATGAGAGATTATATActgtttattttaaaattagattGTAATACACTTTTGGCCCATGAAATTTGACATATGTTTGAACTTCATTCTTGAAAGAGGAATGCTATTTAGGATGCATTTGGAATtgtaaagaaaaagtaaagttcgggagtgcatttttaaaaaaattgcgatttgaaaacgtaaaaaaatgCGTATTCAAATtgcaagttaaaaaaaaaaaaaaaaaagatttaaatgCTAAATGTAGtgtatttaaaaattgtgttttcaaaacGTATGTTTTAAagttgtaatttttaaattgcaccTTTTGAAATTACAAACACAAATGGACCCATTGCTATATAATGGGATGACATACTAGTGAAaatcagtttttgtttttattattttttattttttttataactaatgGTAATCAAATGGCTAATTTTTTACTGCAACATTTTCTAGTTGTATGATGAGTAATGTTCAACGTAAAATAAGACTCATGTCCTCAGTGTTCCTTCCAAAATTAATAtagattttaaaatcactatttgatcaaaatttaatagtgattttaaagtCATATTAATGTGTGAGGACATGAGTCTTACATTTAGTGTTACTCGTATAACagttgtataacagtctactaaataacattattcttattaaaatataagatatttcaatataattctTCAAATATGACATCAATTACATCGTTTTTTTAGTGACGCTTGATTTTGTCATCGAAATGGTTGATATGATTCTATATGTGGCATGCAAGATGATCATGTAGCATATCATGTCAATAActactgaaaatattttatttgactaAGAATTTTATCTTGAGTAATAGTGTTACCACAATGGTATATGTGACCACTCAACATACCAAGATTTTGGCCATACAAGATCTCACTTCTAAATGTATTAAAGTgatatatgagtaatgctagaaggaagACTCATGTCCTCCTTTTGTTATCTCAAAATTAATGTGGCTTTAAAAActactattagattaaaatataataatcatttatcataaattcaacagtgattttaagagccacaacAATTTTAGGACACAAGGAAGATATGCTcttccttctagcattactcattagaCAAAGACTTTaggaaatgattttttttaaaaaaaatatatatatattattattattttttattttttatatgtattcgtagtattttagtaattttggtacAATTCCAATAAGAGCCCATGTGTTGTCACCAAAACTTAAgaataggaatagctattccatttcACATTATTTCATTCCTAGTAatagctatttattttcctaataaaCTTATCATTCTGTGTACCAGAGAACAGGCCATGACTGCAAGTCTGCAAGAGAACCAACTAGTTTAAAAGTTcgacaaaataattaaatcaaaagtaTACCAATAATCTTCCATATATCAACTAGCATATATGGAGGGTGTTTGACAAACAACCCTTTATGACATTGTTcatagttaaaaatattaaaaaagaaaataatgattgatataggaaaatgaaaaagtggtattgaaaagtgaaaaaattttgttttgtagtaatttttttttatttgaatattaataaaaagtgaatgatgtgatataaaagtgaaaatgtttttgatgattttttttttaaaaaaataaagtgaataaTGCGGAGGAATATAGTgtagtttaacaaacaaggtcaTGATGGTCATTtaccatttttcctttttccagTTGGATACCATATAAATGATATAATTGTTTACCCTGTCAGACATTCACAATGTATTGAACaccattttcacaaaagaaatgcttaCACTCACATTCTCAAATGCACTCTCTATCATGACACTAAAAATCGCcactaaattttgaattaat
Protein-coding sequences here:
- the LOC132165519 gene encoding heat shock 70 kDa protein 17-like isoform X1, which gives rise to MASNMFKLVLVLSVLFVVFSRSQSAVSSIDLGSEWLKVAVVNLKPGQSPISIAINEMSKRKSPALVSFQSGARLLGEEAAGLVARYPDKVYSQIRDILGKPYNYTKKFLDSMYLPFTIIEDPRGAVNFKTNDEASIYSVEQLLAMILGYAVNLAEVHSKVQVKDVVITVPPYFGQAERRGLLQAAQLAGVNALSLVNEHSGAALQYGIDKDFSNGSRHVIFYDMGSSSTYAALVHYSAYSAKEYGKTVSINQFQVKDVRWDPELGGQSMELRLVEYFADVFNVQVGNGVDVRKSSKAMAKLKKQVKRTKEILSANRVAPISVESLYDDRDFRSTISREKFEELCDDLWEKALVPLKEVLKNCGLKVDEIYAVELIGGGTRVPKLQAKLQEFLGRKELDKHLDADEAIVLGAALHAANISDGIKLNRKLGMIDGSSYGFVFELDGPDLMKDESTRQLLVQRMKKLPSKIFRSIIHNKDFEVSLAYESENLLPPGVTSPIFAQYSVSGLTDASEKYSLRNLSSPIKTNLHFSLSRSGILSLDRADAVIEISEWVEVPKKNLTLDNSTTSPNISIEADAKNASEESNDNLHVDGGVVNTSSSNVEENNTIDLGTERKLKKRTFRVPLKIVEKTMGPGMSLSKESLAEARQKLEALHKKDAERRRTAELKNNLEGYIYATKEKLQSSEEFEQISTDKERQSLNEKLDEVQEWLYTDGEDATAAEFQERLDMLKDAGGPMFFRLKELTARPAATEHARKYLIELQQIVHGWKTNKSWLPKDKIDEVLSDADSFKIWLDEKEAEQKRTSGFSAPAFASEEVYTKLFDLQDKVTSINRIPKPKPIKNETGSSGENATNPNMTFEENFNQSGQSTRDPDVSSTEKIDLEPKVHDEEPEVYDEL
- the LOC132165519 gene encoding heat shock 70 kDa protein 17-like isoform X2 translates to MASNMFKLVLVLSVLFVVFSRSQSAVSSIDLGSEWLKVAVVNLKPGQSPISIAINEMSKRKSPALVSFQSGARLLGEEAAGLVARYPDKVYSQIRDILGKPYNYTKKFLDSMYLPFTIIEDPRGAVNFKTNDEASIYSVEQLLAMILGYAVNLAEVHSKVQVKDVVITVPPYFGQAERRGLLQAAQLAGVNALSLVNEHSGAALQYGIDKDFSNGSRHVIFYDMGSSSTYAALVHYSAYSAKEYGKTVSINQFQVKDVRWDPELGGQSMELRLVEYFADVFNVQVGNGVDVRKSSKAMAKLKKQVKRTKEILSANRVAPISVESLYDDRDFRSTISREKFEELCDDLWEKALVPLKEVLKNCGLKVDEIYAVELIGGGTRVPKLQAKLQEFLGRKELDKHLDADEAIVLGAALHAANISDGIKLNRKLGMIDGSSYGFVFELDGPDLMKDESTRQLLVQRMKKLPSKIFRSIIHNKDFEVSLAYESENLLPPGVTSPIFAQYSVSGLTDASEKYSLRNLSSPIKTNLHFSLSRSGILSLDRADAVIEISEWVEVPKKNLTLDNSTTSPNISIEADAKNASEESNDNLHVDGGVVNTSSSNVEENNTIDLGTERKLKKRTFRVPLKIVEKTMGPGMSLSKESLAEARQKLEALHKKDAERRRTAELKNNLEGYIYATKEKLQSSEEFEQISTDKERQSLNEKLDEVQEWLYTDGEDATAAEFQERLDMLKDAGGPMFFRLKELTARPAATEHARKYLIELQQIVHGWKTNKSWLPKDKIDEVLSDADSFKIWLDEKEAEQKRTSGFSAPAFTSEEVYTKLFDLQDKVTSINRIPKPKPIKNETGSSGENATNRNMTFEENFNQSGQSTRDPDVSSTEKIDLEPKVHDEEPEVYDEL